aaagggaaatattcttccgcgacggcgtcccatgtatctaccccttcctccacccacaacgtttcaagctcctcctttaatagttcgagatacatgttgatatcgtttcctggctgtgtcggcccttgaattagcatactcatctgtatgtacttcctcttcatgcacagccagggcgggaggttgtagatccatacaaacacgggccatgtgctatgtgtgctgctctggtttccgaacggattgaatccgtctgtGCTCGcatccaacctgatgtttctgggatctgccccaaaacttccgaattcattgtctaatgctttccactggcttgcatccgaagggtgcgtcagcactgggtgctcaatccgctcttcatcattcaacactgcctcctttctttctgcgtgccagcgcatgagctttgcttccttgcggtccgcgtagaaccgttgaagccggggggcgagcgggaagtaccacacaactttccgaggagctttcttcttccctttcttgtaccgttcagcttcacacacaggacatttggtcttgtccatgtgttccttgcgatacatgatacagtcgttgatgcaagcgtgatacttttcgtggggtaagtcgagagggcacgtgattctcttggcctcggctagactaccaggacacgtgttcccggcaggaaggagatctttcacgtattctaggatgtcgtcgacgcttgtgtccgtccatccgtgtttcgccttcatctgcagcacatcgagagctactctcaagcgagactcccccaacccgcgacctgagtcgtacaacggagtattcgagtctacctcgagttgctcaagctttgatttccgcttggcgcctttcgttttttcgagaagcagatcttgaagatgagggtcccgcacgactgaagctagcggcacctcttcatcgtcgtcaaggttattgtcgttgtCAAGGTTATCCTCCTGTGCgaaaaactcttcatcgtcatcaatatcatgatgccctccttcttgccggccattattaccacctgctgtcgtcgccccattgacctccgcgccatcatcactcatccattgagtgtgtccatgcatgaaaccattagtgagcaggtgcccctgcaatttgcctgaatacgggtcaaaccatttccctcgtttgcatctccggcacggacacaatacctccgtgcggttattttcatacatgtcgatgatcgcgtgtttcagatatctcatcacgatgctttcactcatctcgataaccattatcgcttgcatggtaagattacataattgattagaaccatgcatccgtcggtagttttcacggaaaatttcggcatgaccttcctacacggtaggacataggagcgccagaaatgtgtcgaaacggaaacttaacgaatcaacatttcggcgcaacgttggcaactcattttcaacgccaacacacacaagcacaaacacaacatatatatatgccacacacgagagctttgcttcaaatgtccaacatacgtcgatttcattcctcaatttgttcattaatcacctatttgtttgatatattcgtcgatgagatcgagacgacgcgccgcgacaacggcgtatggaagccgactttctaaatctagatctagattgagcggtcaatacgggatagtagatctagatcgacatagggggatgtgggagatgcatgtaggaagggaagatttgctcaaaaaatttgATTTTGTATGGTCGAATTGGCTAAATTGGtggtagaaatgggcaaaaatgagctgggttgggagaaggctcgggtttgtagAGAGGAGTGGAGTGTAGTGTGTGGGTGTGTGAGTGCTGGTTTGGTGTGGCTGAAAAATAtctcccaggttactgccggcgcacctggaccCTGGTGCGCCAGCAATATAAAGCTGATCCGGCTATATCTGCTCCGGGCTAGGCCCGAgaaacactgccggcgcaccagcccaggggcACGCCGGCAATACGAAATTACCGCCGGCGCGcccatgggctggtgcgccggcagtgtttcTCGGGCCTGGCCCGGAGCAGACAAGCCCATGCCAAAAACTATCGCCGGCGCGTCTTTTTCctcggtgcgccggcagtaaccatgcatcgccggcgcggccaaaaagtggtgcgccggcaccacatgCCACCGGCGCGTTCAGCATGGGGTGTGCCGGCAACACTttttccacctataggctttttcctagtagtgcatccgtccctagactcgggggctactcccattgggagcgctggacGAGAACCCAATAAAAATTATTGAAGACAAAGGAATATAGACCCAAAGATTCCAGGAGATCCAGGATcaagcccggggacttgattcagtagggtaacgttgttttgccatcggaagTTAACCAGCATGGATTTATCGAGTGAAACTGGGTGCGTTACTTCAATCCCTTACGTACTATCATCTTATATGACTTCACTCGAAATTTTGAAGGACCTCATATAGAAAAAAAGTATCGGATGATTACGACAACTTAGAGAAAACATCGGCAGCAGAATCTTCGAGTAGTTACACATGGTTGCAAGCATccatgcctagactcgggggttactcccatcgggagcgctggacacgcacccgataaaaatgtgCTTTCAACTTCAAAATGGTAAAAAAGATCAAGTCTTTTCGGCAGCTATGGACATTCGACAAAAGACaattttagtccctgcccgaagctttattctgccagtcactcgggggctactgatgtgagcATTACCCTTCAGGTAACCAACATTATGCTACCTcctacggcccaaccaggggccatGAAGATTGCCCAACAACCAAGATGGACCAATACGTCGGTTCCAGAGAAGGAGACTCGCCCGAAGAAGTACTCTTGACGtacaaggcaagaagacgttaAACAAGAAAATATTAGAATAGATCTCTTTGTAACCTCGCCGAATCCGGGCagaactctcgggacctggcctgcaATATAAGGGCCTGGAGAGGGTCTGCcgggggcacaaccacaacagatAGATCcatcgcaagtctagagctaggtccttagaatcttagcctctcgacgagatcacaaccatagccttcggctaccccattgtaacctgatatattcaataatcaagatcagacaagcaggaagtaagggttttacctcatcgagggccccgaagctgggtaaatctctcttcctgtctgtttggtatccgatgtctcgtgtcagcctacaggattccgtcaaccctaagcccctcatggtggacaTTGCCGGGAGCACTCTCGTCATGGCCCTTGATAGATAGTGGCAAGGGGCTTTAAGAACTTGAATAATAGCTCCTCAGGTTCGATACTCTCATTTCAAAACTAGCTGCAATTGAACGTGCACTTGCAGTCATCACACGCGAAGCGCCTCCAAGGAGAGAAAAGACATTAGAGCCAGTctgggtaccgcggcgtccgcccCCGGCTGGCGGGGACGTTCTTCATGGAGATCCCCGCCGCTCGAGGGCGCATTATCCTCGGGACGTTCGCCACGCTGGATGAGGCCGCGCACGACTACGACACGGCGGCGTGGCGGCTCGGATGCCCCACCGCGACATGAACTTCTACGAATGCTAGTCGCTCGAGGAGGTCGAGTTCCTGGCGAGGGTGGCAAACATCGTCACCGCCGAGCGGGGCTGCCGCCAGCGCGCTCTCCAGCGCCGCCTAGCCGCCCCGGAGGGGGATGAACGCGCCATGAAAGTGTGGCACCAAGCCTTCCCGCAGGATGGGTGCGACGCCAGGCGCAGAGGGATGGCCCCCAAACAATCAACGACAACGATGATCGATGGGCGGATGAATTCTTGACCACCCCGTGGGAATCATCTACGACTTCTAGATCATCAGCGATGACTAATGTTATTTTAACCCATTATAATGTTTAGTATTTTACTTTGTCCGTATGTCTATCACATttgtgatatatatatatatgtctttTTAATCTTTTATTTCATTCGCTCCCTTTGATCTAGTTTTGAGCAATTATATCACTGAATCATGTTTGTGTCATGCTATTTTGTCATGCCCCGTGAAGAACTCGAGGGCGTTGCGCGCTAAATCTTTTTGCAGCCGGAGCGCTAGTTTTAGTCGTGGCTGCTGCTGGAGATGCTGATTGATTCGACTATGTAGATTCTTTTAGGCGGTTTGAGGCCGTCCCTATCTAAAAAACAATGGTGATACATAAGAAAAAACATTATCCGAACATCCACGCGGCTCCACCACAACCATAAACCGATCAATATAGATGAAAACGATGCTTTCACTTAAAAGCCTGGCAACCAAATATGAATACAATAAACCCTTTGTAAAAAAAAAAGAATTACAGCCATAAACAAAGATGAGCTGATAAAATATGACAAGATACTGTCGGTCGGCCGCACACTCTGACATGCTAGACCTTATCCATTCCTACCAAGTTCACATGCAGACTCAGATTAATTATAAATAAACAAACAAAACTATAGGATACATTCTTCTGATCGTTCGCCATCTCCTATTTTCAGAATAGTATTCCATTTGAGTTCAGGCTGCCCGAGCCACGGAATCGCAGGCCGGACCAGGCCCGAGGAGATTGACGACGGGCCGGGCCCGGGTGTGCATCCTGGGCACCGTCACGGTCAACACGCCGTGGGCGTACTCGGCCGAGATGCTGTCGGCGTCCACCATCCCCGGCAGCCGGAACTTCCTTGTGAAACTGCTCCGGCGGCTGTCGACATCCGCGTCGCCGGCGTCCATCTCGGTGCGGATGACGAGGTACCTCCCGTCCTCGACCTCCACCCTGATATCCTCCTTCCTCACGCCTGATATCCAACAGCACGAACAAGTCACAACCAAATTGAAGAAGCAGTAGCAGTGTAGCACGAGAAAAGCAGGAGCTAGTCGAGTTAGTTACCTGGGAGGTCGGCGGAGTAGAGGTGAGCGGCGGCGGTCTCGTCCCAGCTGACGTGGTTGGGCGGCCGCGTCGCCGGAGCCGGAGGTGAGGAGGAAGAGGCTAGGAGCGAGAGCTGCCACTGCCACCACTGCCATGGATGGACCGCTCGGAATCTTGGATGCTGCTGCACCTGCTCAATTGGGTAATCCATGGGAATCTTTTCTGGTATTTTGGGGTAGGCTAGTACCGTTGGCTTTTGCCGCATTTGCACTCTTCACTCGCTCTAAATAGCAGGGCGGTCAGGGTGCAATTTGCGCGATTGCGGCGCAGCATGTGCGGAAAAGAGGCGTGGATCAATGGAGAAGCCGCTATCGTCTGTGAATAATATCTAGCGACGGTTGGTGGACACGGCCTAGGGTGGACCCATATTATAATATATAGGCTTTTAAAAGAAGGAAATTTGAAATAGAAATGATTATGATTCTTTGGTATGTTTTCTGAATTATTGTGAATCATGGTTGCTGACGTTTCTTGTGATTTCTCCTTATCTTGCATGTTGGATTTGTGCGACTTTTCCTTGATCTCACTCCGATCTTGTAAACATAATAACTATTGAGTTGGTATACATCGGTGAAATGTATTGTTATAATTTTGTTCATGGAATTATCTAGATGGTGAACTAAGTGCGTAATTGATTTTATTCACCACATGGACCGGTCACTATTGATGGATTGTTGCTCATAAATGATCCGCTTCAAAAATTTGCAGAATTTGTGTGTTCGAAAGTATAAATAAGCATTAAAGAATGTAGAGAAATTTTACCAATCTATGCATGAAAATGAACTGGTCTGTTCAAATGGTATAAGGAAAATAATTCTATTTCTCAAGACCGAACTTGGATGATAGGGGTGAGAATTTCGATGACTCGGTTAATGAAAAAATTTAGATGTGCTAGTCTTGTAGTTGTAGGGGGGCTTTCTATATAGCATGCTTTAGGTAAtttttgagggggggggggggggggggattgtcTCAATTTTTTTTTGTTGGCGTACATGATCCAACAAATATTCTTCAGTCGAAGGCTATATTCTCGTCGATAGCGAGACATCTATGGTGATATTGATAATCTCAAGACTCGTTAGATCAATTTTTGGACTCAGATTCTCGAAGGTGCTTATATGGATACGGTGTTGTACGTGCGTTCATAGGGATACGTGTATTTACGGTTGTGTCAGGTCTACGTGTGTACTGTATTTCGTATTAGTTGTTGCAGATTTAGAACTATGTAATACAGTATATAAAACATGTTTCTGATATATGGGAACCGCAAAGGATGAGCGTTCTAAAAATACGTGTTTCCATAGGGTTTGCGGAAAGCTGTCTTCTTATTTATCCTTGGTCGTGGTCCGGTTGGAACGAAAGGCCTTCTAGAACGTTCCGCATCCCCTTCCGCAAAACCCTAAACCGTAGCATCGCTCCGCCCCTAGCCGGAGCCATGCGCCGGCCGCAGCGCCGCCTCGAGTCCAAGCAGGCCCGCAACAAGGAGGACGCCGAGATCCGACTCCTCGAAGCCTGGATCGACGCCGGCAAGCCCCTCCCGGGAACCAAGCCCCCTCCCCCCTCCaagtcctcctccgccgccgacgcACGGAAGAACGCACGAGCTGTGGTGGCAAAGGCGGCGGCTGGGGAGTACTCGCAGTATGGCGCGTGCACGCGGTTCGACGAGTTGCCGCTGTCCAAGAAGACAAAGGAAGGCCTGCGGAAGGCGGGGTACAAGGTGATGAGCGAGATCCAGCGCGCCGCCATCCCCCACGCGCTCTGCGGCCGCGATGtcctcggcgcggccaagaccgggTCCGGCAAGACCCTCGCCTTCGTCATTCCGGTAAGCTAATTATGCTTCTAATTTACTCTACTGCCTTAATTCCCCTTACAAGGAATGCAGAGTTAGAACCACTGTGAATTGTTATCACACTTTCGTCTTTAGGTCTGCTAATTGTGCTCCGGAAAGTGTTATTTGTTGCGTCTTGACTGTTTAGCTCATCTTACGATCATGGTACAAGAGATGGTTGCAATTCCCTGGGTAGCTTATCTCACCACGCTCCTCTTGTGGCAGGTTCTAGAGAAGCTGTATAGGGTGAAATGGACTAAGATGGATGGTGTCGGTTGCATTATTATCACTCCCACTAATGATCTAGCTGGTCAAATTTGGGATGTGGTCAATAGGCTGGGGACGCCCCTTGGCTTTAGTGGTGGTGCTATTGTTAAGCGCAATGGTATTGACGACGAAAAAGAAGCCATAAACCGTCTGAACATCATAGTGTGCACTCCTGGGCGGTTAGTCCAGCACTTCGACGAGACTCCGAACTTCGATTGCTCACAGCTCCAGGTTACCAGACACAACTTGATCTATGGTTTCCAGACAGACTCCAAATTATGAGATGCAGATAATCTGAAATcatgtctttttttttttggtaTGGAACAGATTTTGGTGATTGATGAGGCGGATCATATGCTTCACCGGGATTTCCAATCCCAAATTGACATCATCATTTCTCAGATCCCGAAAGTACaaactttactattttctgctacACAGACAAAGTCAATTAAGGACCTCGCAAGGGTTAACCTGAAGAATCCTGAATATATAAGTGTGCATGAGCAGGCTAGCACAGCCACCCCAGATTTCCTTGAGCAGTGTGCCATGATTGTGCCTCTTGAGCAGAAGCTGAATATGCTCTGGAGCTTCATCAAAAGGCATCTAAGGTCAAAAATACTTGTGTTCTTAACAAGTGTTAAGCAGGTAATGTTTTCTCTGTTGGTAACATATGCC
This region of Lolium perenne isolate Kyuss_39 chromosome 2, Kyuss_2.0, whole genome shotgun sequence genomic DNA includes:
- the LOC127333315 gene encoding 18.8 kDa class V heat shock protein → MRQKPTVLAYPKIPEKIPMDYPIEQVQQHPRFRAVHPWQWWQWQLSLLASSSSPPAPATRPPNHVSWDETAAAHLYSADLPGVRKEDIRVEVEDGRYLVIRTEMDAGDADVDSRRSSFTRKFRLPGMVDADSISAEYAHGVLTVTVPRMHTRARPVVNLLGPGPACDSVARAA